A window from Mesorhizobium sp. WSM2240 encodes these proteins:
- a CDS encoding lipoprotein, whose product MTGSRILTGLVLLAALGAVSACGRKAPLDSPYQAAIDARKEAERANEPLPPEPQPPVKDKPFILDPLL is encoded by the coding sequence ATGACCGGAAGCAGGATTTTGACGGGTTTGGTGCTTCTGGCGGCACTCGGCGCGGTTTCCGCCTGCGGGCGCAAGGCGCCGCTGGACTCGCCGTATCAGGCCGCCATCGACGCCCGCAAGGAGGCCGAGAGAGCCAACGAACCGCTGCCGCCCGAGCCGCAGCCGCCGGTCAAGGACAAGCCGTTCATCCTCGACCCTCTGCTCTAG
- the lysA gene encoding diaminopimelate decarboxylase, producing the protein MNHFDYRNGVLHAEDVALPDIAQAVGTPFYCYSTATLTRHFNVFRKAFEELDSLVCYALKANSNQAVLTTLARLGAGADVVSEGELRRALAAGIPSEKIVFSGVGKTAREMDFALVAGILCFNVESEPELELLSERAVAAGKFAPISLRINPDVDARTHKKISTGKAENKFGIPWQRARQVYARAAKLPGIKVTGIDTHIGSQITDLQPFDDAFALLVELVGTLKADGHAIEHIDLGGGLGIPYRTDNSPPPLPDAYAQIVRKHVGKLGLKVMFEPGRLLVGNAGILVSQVIFVKEGDAKNFVIVDAAMNDLIRPTLYDAFHDIRPVVQQPASALRMTADIVGPVCETGDYLGHDRDLPRLKAGDLISVGTAGAYGAVQAGTYNTRLLVPEVLVKGDEFHVVRPRPSYDELIGLDSVPDWF; encoded by the coding sequence GTGAACCATTTCGACTATCGCAACGGCGTGCTGCATGCCGAGGACGTCGCTCTGCCCGACATCGCGCAGGCGGTGGGAACGCCGTTCTACTGCTATTCGACGGCGACGCTGACGCGGCATTTCAATGTCTTCCGCAAGGCTTTCGAAGAGCTGGATTCGCTCGTCTGCTACGCCCTGAAGGCCAATTCCAACCAGGCGGTGCTGACGACGCTGGCCAGGCTCGGGGCCGGTGCCGACGTGGTTTCGGAAGGCGAATTGCGCCGCGCGCTGGCGGCCGGAATCCCGTCGGAAAAGATCGTGTTTTCCGGTGTCGGCAAGACCGCGCGCGAGATGGATTTCGCGCTTGTCGCCGGCATCCTCTGCTTCAACGTCGAATCCGAACCTGAGCTGGAACTGCTTTCCGAGCGCGCGGTGGCCGCGGGAAAGTTCGCGCCGATCTCGCTGCGCATCAATCCGGACGTCGACGCAAGGACGCACAAGAAAATTTCGACCGGCAAGGCGGAAAACAAGTTCGGCATCCCTTGGCAGCGCGCGCGCCAAGTCTATGCCCGCGCAGCCAAGCTGCCGGGCATCAAGGTGACCGGCATCGACACGCATATCGGCAGCCAGATCACCGATCTGCAGCCATTCGACGACGCCTTCGCGCTGCTGGTCGAACTGGTCGGTACGCTGAAGGCGGACGGCCATGCCATCGAGCACATCGACCTCGGCGGCGGGCTCGGCATTCCCTACCGCACCGACAATTCGCCGCCGCCGCTGCCCGACGCCTATGCCCAGATCGTGAGGAAGCATGTCGGCAAACTCGGCCTGAAGGTGATGTTCGAGCCTGGCCGGCTGCTCGTCGGCAATGCCGGCATACTGGTTTCGCAGGTGATCTTCGTGAAGGAAGGCGACGCGAAGAACTTTGTCATCGTCGACGCCGCCATGAACGACCTGATCCGTCCGACGCTTTACGACGCATTCCACGACATCAGGCCGGTGGTGCAGCAGCCGGCGAGCGCGCTACGCATGACCGCCGACATTGTCGGGCCGGTCTGCGAGACCGGCGACTATCTCGGCCATGATCGCGACCTGCCGCGGCTGAAGGCCGGCGACCTGATCTCCGTCGGCACGGCCGGCGCCTACGGCGCGGTGCAGGCCGGAACCTACAATACCCGGCTTCTGGTGCCGGAAGTGCTGGTCAAGGGCGACGAGTTCCACGTCGTTCGCCCGCGCCCGAGCTATGACGAGCTGATCGGGCTGGACAGCGTTCCGGATTGGTTCTGA
- a CDS encoding flavodoxin family protein — MKRGEKAPEPRKGMPSPRLNEAEFKRRYRERFYDPAFDEAAAAIEKISEIAWQAYEESRKSPRTRKAGEGYADPDYDLSVEWIAAKEAVEAAQRRHDEDGAARRILIVNGSSRSEHTCPGEMSKSYRLADIARQVFEATPGFEVELLDLARLASEYGRDIHPCKACFSTSAALCHWPCSCYPNHSLGQVQDWMNDIYPMWVAAHAVVIVTPVNWYQVSSPMKLMMDRLVCADGGNPDPTATHGKDAKMAKELELKGWPYPRHLAGRLFSVVVHGDVEGAENTRRAVSDWLRFMHLIPAGPKAELDRYIGYWKPYATSHDELDRDEAVQEEVRNAARTLLSAVLAQRDGKLVAAGQMLSEPRQK; from the coding sequence ATGAAGCGCGGCGAAAAGGCGCCGGAACCGCGCAAGGGCATGCCAAGCCCGCGCCTGAACGAGGCGGAGTTCAAGCGGCGCTACCGGGAGCGGTTTTACGATCCCGCTTTCGACGAGGCCGCGGCCGCAATCGAGAAAATCTCCGAGATTGCCTGGCAGGCTTACGAGGAGTCTCGCAAGAGTCCGCGCACCCGCAAGGCTGGGGAGGGTTATGCCGATCCGGACTACGACCTGTCGGTCGAGTGGATCGCGGCGAAGGAGGCGGTCGAGGCGGCCCAGCGTCGGCACGACGAGGATGGGGCGGCTCGCCGCATCCTGATCGTCAACGGCTCGTCACGCAGCGAGCATACCTGTCCCGGAGAAATGTCGAAGAGCTACCGCCTTGCCGACATTGCGCGACAGGTGTTCGAGGCGACGCCCGGCTTCGAGGTTGAGTTGCTGGACCTCGCCCGGCTGGCGTCGGAATACGGCCGCGACATCCACCCTTGCAAGGCCTGTTTCTCGACTTCGGCCGCGCTGTGCCACTGGCCGTGCTCCTGCTATCCGAACCACTCGCTGGGCCAGGTGCAGGACTGGATGAACGACATCTATCCGATGTGGGTGGCCGCGCACGCCGTCGTGATCGTCACGCCGGTAAACTGGTACCAGGTGTCCTCGCCGATGAAACTGATGATGGACCGGCTCGTATGTGCCGATGGCGGCAATCCCGACCCGACCGCCACTCACGGCAAGGACGCTAAAATGGCGAAGGAGTTGGAACTGAAGGGCTGGCCCTATCCGCGGCACCTGGCCGGCCGGCTGTTCTCGGTGGTCGTGCACGGCGATGTGGAAGGCGCGGAAAACACCAGGCGCGCAGTGTCCGACTGGCTGAGATTCATGCACCTGATACCCGCCGGCCCGAAAGCCGAGCTCGACCGCTATATCGGCTATTGGAAGCCCTATGCGACCAGCCACGACGAACTCGACCGGGACGAAGCCGTGCAGGAAGAGGTCAGGAACGCCGCGCGCACGCTGTTGAGCGCGGTGCTGGCCCAGCGCGACGGCAAGCTGGTCGCGGCCGGGCAGATGCTTTCCGAGCCGAGGCAGAAATGA
- the argH gene encoding argininosuccinate lyase — MSDKKASNAMWGGRFASGPAAIMEAINASIGFDKKLYAQDIRGSIAHSQMLAETGIIERQDQEKIAHGLNTILAEIEAGDFEFSTRLEDIHMNIEARLAELIGPAAGRLHTARSRNDQVALDFRLWVKDELHRVAEALKGLIAAFLTRAEHHAATVMPGFTHMQTAQPVTFGHHCMAYVEMFSRDLSRVRDAIERMDESPLGAAALAGTGFPIDRQMTAKALGFREPTRNSLDSVSDRDFALEFLSIAAICATHLSRLAEEIVIWSTPQFGFVRLSDSFSTGSSIMPQKKNPDAAELVRAKTGRVNGHLIGLLTVMKGLPLTYSKDMQEDKEAVFDAAETLDLMLAAMTGMVGDMEINEAAMKKAAGTGYSTATDLADWLVRALGLPFREAHHVTGRAVALAESKKLGLEKLSLKDLQSVHPGITDDVFSVLSVQNSVKSRTSFGGTAPTEVRKQIRYWKKRLGKA, encoded by the coding sequence ATGAGCGACAAGAAGGCCAGCAACGCCATGTGGGGCGGACGTTTTGCCTCTGGCCCGGCCGCTATCATGGAAGCGATAAACGCCTCTATCGGCTTCGACAAAAAACTCTACGCCCAAGACATTCGAGGGTCGATCGCCCATTCCCAGATGCTGGCCGAGACGGGCATTATCGAGCGCCAGGATCAAGAGAAAATCGCTCACGGGCTGAACACGATTTTGGCAGAGATCGAGGCCGGCGATTTCGAGTTCTCGACCCGGCTCGAAGATATCCACATGAACATCGAGGCGCGGCTTGCCGAACTGATCGGGCCGGCGGCGGGCCGGCTGCACACGGCGCGCTCGCGCAACGACCAGGTGGCGCTGGATTTCCGGCTCTGGGTAAAGGACGAGTTGCATCGCGTCGCCGAGGCGCTGAAGGGGCTGATCGCCGCCTTCCTGACGCGCGCCGAGCACCATGCCGCAACCGTGATGCCGGGCTTCACCCATATGCAGACGGCGCAGCCGGTGACCTTCGGTCACCACTGCATGGCCTATGTCGAGATGTTCTCGCGCGACCTTTCGCGGGTTCGCGACGCCATCGAGCGGATGGACGAGAGCCCACTCGGCGCGGCGGCGCTGGCCGGCACCGGCTTCCCGATCGACCGGCAGATGACGGCGAAGGCGCTCGGCTTTCGCGAGCCGACCCGCAATTCGCTGGACAGCGTTTCCGACCGCGACTTCGCGCTGGAGTTCCTGTCGATCGCGGCGATCTGCGCGACGCATCTGTCGCGGCTGGCGGAGGAGATAGTCATCTGGTCGACGCCGCAATTCGGCTTCGTGAGGCTTTCGGATTCCTTCTCGACCGGGTCGTCGATCATGCCCCAGAAGAAGAATCCGGACGCGGCCGAACTGGTGCGCGCCAAGACCGGCCGGGTCAACGGCCACCTGATCGGCCTGCTGACGGTCATGAAGGGCCTGCCGCTGACCTATTCGAAGGACATGCAGGAAGACAAGGAAGCTGTGTTCGACGCGGCCGAGACGCTCGACCTGATGCTGGCGGCGATGACCGGCATGGTCGGCGACATGGAGATCAACGAGGCGGCGATGAAGAAGGCCGCCGGCACCGGCTATTCGACGGCTACCGATCTCGCCGACTGGCTGGTGCGCGCGCTCGGCCTGCCCTTCCGCGAGGCGCATCACGTGACCGGTCGGGCGGTGGCGCTCGCAGAGTCGAAGAAACTCGGACTGGAGAAGCTCAGCCTCAAGGATTTGCAGTCGGTCCACCCCGGCATAACCGATGACGTGTTTTCGGTGCTGTCGGTGCAGAATTCGGTGAAGAGCCGCACCTCTTTCGGCGGCACCGCGCCCACCGAGGTGAGGAAGCAGATACGCTACTGGAAGAAGCGGCTGGGCAAGGCGTGA
- a CDS encoding TlpA disulfide reductase family protein — translation MADRKKLIPVPRLLAVAALAGALAGAVAVYVSATLSGNNAPPSAAGAVVNADTNAKLCAAKADRARTVAAAATGEVAAMLPADPPQSLKTLAFNAPDGASMTLADRAGKTLLVNLWATWCAPCRAEMPALDALQKELGSEKFEVVAVNVDAGDDAKPKKFLADTGVEALGYYRDNTMAMFEELKTRGLALGLPVTLLVDGEGCLLAHMNGPAEWSSDDAKKLIGVALSG, via the coding sequence ATGGCTGATCGAAAGAAACTGATACCTGTCCCGCGGCTGCTGGCCGTGGCCGCGCTTGCGGGGGCGTTGGCAGGCGCCGTGGCGGTATATGTCAGCGCGACCCTGTCTGGCAACAATGCCCCGCCATCGGCGGCTGGCGCGGTTGTCAACGCCGACACCAACGCCAAGCTCTGCGCCGCAAAAGCCGACCGCGCCAGGACGGTCGCTGCGGCCGCCACCGGCGAAGTCGCGGCGATGCTGCCGGCCGACCCGCCGCAATCGCTCAAGACGCTCGCCTTCAACGCGCCGGACGGCGCCTCCATGACGCTGGCCGACCGCGCCGGCAAGACCTTGCTGGTCAATCTGTGGGCGACGTGGTGCGCGCCGTGCCGCGCGGAAATGCCGGCGCTGGACGCCCTGCAGAAGGAACTCGGCAGCGAAAAATTCGAGGTGGTGGCGGTCAATGTCGACGCTGGCGACGACGCCAAGCCGAAGAAATTCCTGGCCGACACCGGCGTCGAGGCGCTCGGCTATTACCGCGACAACACGATGGCGATGTTCGAGGAATTGAAGACGCGCGGCCTGGCGCTCGGCCTGCCGGTCACGCTGCTAGTCGACGGCGAAGGCTGCCTGCTCGCCCACATGAACGGTCCGGCCGAGTGGTCGAGCGACGATGCCAAGAAGCTGATCGGCGTGGCGCTCAGCGGCTGA